In the Drosophila willistoni isolate 14030-0811.24 chromosome 3R, UCI_dwil_1.1, whole genome shotgun sequence genome, AAATGCCTGGCACAAAAGCCAGACACCGACGCAGTCAAGGCATCCATTGTGCGTGCCTTGTGGCAATTCCTTGAGTGCATATGGGACGAAAAAACActtacacgcacacacatctATAAAGCAAAAGAGTGAGAGCGGGGAGAGGTACTAACATCCACACCTGAAGACCAACATCAAACCGTGTGAGAGTCAAAAGCAATGTGAAATGCAAATCGGCTTCTAGCACACGCACAAGTACATCCATCCATGGTCACGGTTCTGGTCCCTGATTTCAATTAGCCCATCGTTGCTTGATTGCTTCCTCTATCGATGGCAATGTGTGATGTCTCCGCCTGTTGTCACCTAATGGAAATAGGTTGAATCCTCACcatctatacatacatacatacatatgtgcatatatcAAAGCGAAAACGATAATGCTTAGCCAGCCGGGCAGACATATAAGACACTGAATTagtctatgtacatatgtgtgtgtgtgcgggtgtttgtgtgtgtgtctctgtctaGGTCTCCTGAGGCTAAAGGACAGGCAGACAGGAACAAAGCGTGAGCTGCGGGCCATATATATCAACATATACCCACCGTACACTTAGTCGACATCGTCGTCACATGGAAATCAATTTTCGTGACGAAAACGAAATTGAATTTGTATGTGAATACAATTACATAAacttccgtttccgttttAGCATTGAGTGAGTGAGAACGTCTTtgtattgaaattgaattattCTGTTTGATTTCCTGCGCAAGCCAAAATACGGCTGTTCCAGCAAACGAAAATGCCAACAGCATTTGGTATTTGGGTTGTTTCTGTTACCCTACataaaaattgtcaaaaagaTGGGTATATTATGATTATGAATAAACATGTAATGGAACAGAACTCTACTGACTAGACAGGAAGTAAGTGAAGAGATTGTCTCTTTATTTAAAGGTTTGTGCTTATGAAAGGCATTCCGTAAAATATCCAATACCATTTCTTATCCTGAGGGTATTTTCAAGGTGGCATACATAAgttataaatgatttaaattcttttttggAACTCTCTGCCTGCTCATTTCCTACAAAtttgtgtaagtgtgtgtgtgtgtgtgaaaatcGAAATGCTTTGCAAAAAGGCAGCCCACAATGAATTTGCATACGTCATGCGAGATGTGGAATTTGGGCTTTGGTTTTGCGTTTTTGGGTGTTGGGTTTCGTgtccttttggtttttgggagTACGCTGCGGTTTGGTTTCGGTTTAGCTCGATTTGTCGCACGGCCCAGTTGAGTAATTAATGGCCAACAGGGCCTGGGCTGGTCGAACACCTGATCTGAATCACCCCGTCCCCTTCCCTCAGATACGGAGCCGGGAAGAGGGACATGGAATGTCGCAACACTTGTCGCATACACCCCTCCCAAAAATGATGTTGGCTAATGGTAGGCTGCTGCTGGCTTGCCTTTAACATGCAAAGCCACAATGACAACAACATGGAGGAGACATGTTTCTGTTGCTATTTACCCTTTTGCTAGTTATCCAATGGTTAGAAGGACAAatgccagcagcaacagcaacagcaacatgaGGCATGACGCGTGTATTTCCGTTTCCTTTGCCACGGATTGGGGCAAACCCTCAACAACTCAGTTAACcatctctctttcactctctctatctctctttctcattgTAGATATGGTCGTTGGGTGACACGTCGCGTTGCTGTCATTACCATCGCTGCCATTTGGCTGCTGGCCGCGTTCGTTTCATTTGTGCCCATCTCGTTGGGCATTCACCGACCCGACCAGCCGCTGATTTTTGAGGATAATGGCAAAAAGTATCCAACATGCGCTCTGGATTTAACACCCACATATGCTGTCGTTTCCAGCTGTATCAGTTTCTACTTTCCCTGTGTGGTTATGATTGGCATCTACTGTCGGTAagtacatacctacatacgtatacagatacatacacacatagcTGAGACAAAGATAAGACGAAGctcacaaaatatttttaatgagATGAAAGTAGTAAAAAAgcgaaaaataataaaaagtattGTTGTAAAAACTGAAGAACTGTGAACAATGAAATTCACACAATGCGCATATAAAGAAAAgataataaaagcaaattgcAATGCACCGCATATCATATACCCTTGGAGTTCACTAGTTAACCATCTCGGAAGAAGGGCGCAatgtaattttatatatttgagCGCAAACTTACCCAATTTTTCCTGACCTACTGACGTACTACGTATGTATATGCTAATAGTCCATCGTTACAGCGTATCGACCTTTAATAGTTATATAGAAAATGAGTTTCTTTCATGCGTATCAACTGACATTGTGGAAATTTCTACTTAAAATGTAGTTAACCTTCTTAGACATAGTACGAATTATGGTCACATCGGCagtatacaaataaatgaaagtaaaaaaacaaaacaaaaaaagaaaaactaaaataaatgcCACAAGGACTTTGCCATTTTTGATGGTCCCTTGGCACGAGAGCGGTTTAGTTTTCGGCGGATGGTGTTAGAGGGTTGATGACTACTGGACAGGGCAAACAAATAGGCACACGCATTAGTGTCTGACTAAGTAATCCCCCAGGCAGACTAAAGGACTTGGGCgtgttgcaaaaaaaaaaaaagaagaaggaggaggaCTAAGCATAGAAAAGGATAAGATAGGGATAGGTTGATATTTTGTGGGCTACCTCATCAACATCAATGTTAGGGCCACCGGCACGTTCCCATTTTAGCTTAACAAGATTTTGGCCATCGACCATTGGAATTTTCTATCAAATTTTGGTTAAATTACAGAATAAATATACTTTTATGGTCATAATTTGTGCTTGGGCAATGTTATCCTTTTTATTTGGGGTGACCTCAAGGCAAACAACACAAACATACATGAGCACAGGCACGTATtaacacacaaacatatacacacatatgtacatatgttagGTTGTTGATTGTGTGCATGTGTATGGGGTGGTGGGTGATTTCAAGTGAAGCGGAAAACAGATATGATAGTTGgtcattacgtatacgcaggGTTGGCAGTTTGTTGCCTTGGTTTTCGGACAGCATTTAATTGGCAAGTGAATAATCATCATATCAATTACACACAACAGAGTTAAGACAGCtcaattattttattgttCATCCCTTTATTTTCTTGCCAAGCCTGTCTAACTTGTCGTATTTCTTGTCTGGTTTTAGGCTCTATTGCTATGCCCAAAAACATGTGAAATCCATCAAAGCAGTAACACGACCCGGTGAGGTGGCCGAAAAGCAACGTTACAAGAGTATACGGCGACCCAAAAATCAACCGAAGAAATTCAAGGTACGCAATCTGCATCACAGTTCACCATATCATGTCTCGGATCACAAGGCCGCTGTCACTGTGGGCGTCATTATGGGTGTGTTCCTTATCTGTTGGGTACCCTTCTTTTGTGTGAATATTACGGCTGCCTTCTGCAAGACCTGCATCGGCGGTCAAACGTTCAAAATACTCACCTGGCTGGGCTATTCGAATTCGGCTTTCAATCCGATTATCTACTCAATTTTCAACAAGGAATTTCGCGATGCCTTCAAGCGTATACTAACCATGCGGAATCCCTGGTGTTGTGCCCAGGATGTGGGCAACATACATCCACGAAACAGTGATCGCTTCATCACGGACTATGCAGCGAAGAATGTGGTGGTAATGAACTCGGGCCGTTCCAGTGCCGAGCTGGAACAGGTCTCTGCGATTTGACCTAAAATGGCAGGCTGTTGGTCAtgcggttgttgttgctgtgttgCGGACAATGGTGATACGGCTGCTTCGGGGCTCAATGtggatgacgatgatgatggtgtGCTGACTACACGTTATGTTCCATGAGAATCACTCACAGCGGCCACAACAACAATCGTTGAGACTATGGAGGCCGCACAAATGGAAACGGAGCTGCTCTAAGCCAGCCTATAGGGTTCCtacgaaaaagaaaacaaaaacacacacacacacacaaatgtcAAATGACAAGATGAAGTTAAGAAGCAATCGCATCCTCATCCCCAAACCCCAGCCCCCTGCCACGACCCACAAGAAATCGAAAATATCTAGAAACTATTCAAAACCTGTAAGTATTATAAGCAAGTCCCAGAGACTAAGCAATCTACTATTCGGTATACTTAATCGTAATTGTAAGACAAATCAAACAACAAATATGATAtgataaaatgaaaaaatgaaaagaaaccCAAAACGTGATTAGGTCTAAGATCCTCTCTACCAATCCTCCACTCTAAAGAGCTTCTagttaagttttttatttgttattcaTGGCTATGTCAGTTTCAACTCtcaaaaaacttttcattaCACAAAAGCTAAACATTTGATTTATTGATGAGAATTTATGGCACATTGAACGTGAGCATAAGAACTGCCACTTCAAAGTCGTAAATCAGGATGA is a window encoding:
- the LOC6647380 gene encoding dopamine receptor 1, which gives rise to MTNAMNALAALAAVATTAAAASASATAASRNSSSSSSSGSTTSSTISHHHHHNRSAPLLNADHLPQLQLTTAKVDLDFEIDIQLLTNGYDGTTLTSFYNETSWTNASEMDTIVGEEPEPLSLVSIVVVGIFLSVLIFLSVAGNILVCLAIYTERSLRRIGNLFLASLAIADLFVASLVMTFAGVNDLLGYWIFGAQFCDTWVAFDVMCSTASILNLCAISMDRYIHIKDPLRYGRWVTRRVAVITIAAIWLLAAFVSFVPISLGIHRPDQPLIFEDNGKKYPTCALDLTPTYAVVSSCISFYFPCVVMIGIYCRLYCYAQKHVKSIKAVTRPGEVAEKQRYKSIRRPKNQPKKFKVRNLHHSSPYHVSDHKAAVTVGVIMGVFLICWVPFFCVNITAAFCKTCIGGQTFKILTWLGYSNSAFNPIIYSIFNKEFRDAFKRILTMRNPWCCAQDVGNIHPRNSDRFITDYAAKNVVVMNSGRSSAELEQVSAI